TTTGCGGGTCAGCAGGTGAATCTTTGCATCCGCGGGCTGTTCGCCGACGCGGATCGGCAGCGCAAAGAAATGATAGAAGAAAGGGCTCGCATCATCTTTTCGCGAATGCATCAATTGTTGGCCGGTCAGGTGCTGCAGGATTTGGTCAAGTGCCGGATCATTCGGAGGTGCTTGCAGTTGGGTCAAGACGACTGATTTCAGGGTGTCGGGCAAGGCCATCTCGGCCCCCGTCCTCTGCAGCAAGCCGAGCTTATGTTCATGGTCCAGCCCCAACCGTCTTACCGCCGATTGCAATGCGATCACCCGTTCTTGCGGGGACAATTGGACAAACCGCTCCAGTTCCAGCATCACGTCTGCAAGCGGAAAGCCTGGCCGCACGCTTGCTGGCGCTTCAGGAGCGGTGCCGGAACGGGGGGCAACGGCCGCCTTGGGAAGCGCGGTGGCACGCCCATCAACATCCAATCCAGAACCTGTACCCACGCCAAACGTGGACCCAGCAGCCGTGCTGGTGGATGCGTGAAACGCTCTTGCAGAAGCTGTACCGCCACGTGCCCCATCCATCGGGGCAGAGCCGGTATCAGCACCTGTGAGGTCGAATCTCCCCGGGATCGAGCCGCCCGCTTCCGCACTGTCCGGTAGCGGGTGGCGGGTGGCAGGCGACGAATGATCACCGGAAAGAGATTCCCAGACCGACGCCTCTGTGAGCAGTTCACTGAGAGAAGGTCCATTCCATAACGCTTTCACCGCTTGAAACGTGGCCGCAGTCAAGGGGATATTCCTTCTTGCCATTTCGACCAAAACGTCGAGGGATTGGGCCAACCTCTGACTGTTCGCCGCTTCTTGCATGGTCGAACCGGCAGACTGTCCCGTTGTCAACGCCCTCTGTGGAACGCCCTCTGCCGCTTGTTCCAACAGTGCTTCGATCGTCTGCACCAACACGGGAGTGACCGATTGTCCCCCGTTCAACAGCCTGCTGACAATTTGCCGGGTCAACGGCGTGTTACGCAGCCCCAGATTTTGCAGCAGTCTGGAGAGCGACTGGGGTCCGGCTTCACTGGACGCCGCTTGCTGCAGCAACTCCGGTGCCGCATTGCCCGATAGGCCATCTTTTGCAAAAGGGCTGACCTTCAGTTCCCACATGCCGTTATCCGTCTGGCCTATCACTACCAGCGGAACAATCGCCCCTTTGGGAAGCGGGGTTTGCAACTGCGCCCGGACCGTTTCCCCCCTGATTTGCAAAATGGCGGAGCGGTCGTCCGCCATTTCGACCAGCGTTGCATGTACCAGCTCACCGATTGCCAGCTGCAGACCCGGACGGGTGGGATCGGCACGCAGCGTCTGCCCCGAGATTTGCAACAACGATAGCCGAATGTTCACATGGATCCCTCCTGCAGCTGACTTTTGGAAAACCGCCGCCTGCACTCCCGACACCGCACTCCGTCAAACTCACACACGTTCCAGTACCGCAGCCACCGGGGCAAACGAACGGCGGTGGATGGGGCAAGGACCGTATTTTTGCAATGCTTCGATATGCTCCGGCGTGTGGTATCCCATATGCTTCTCGAAACCGTATTTCGGGTATAACTTGCCGTATTCCTGCATCAGGCGGTCACGGGTAACTTTCGCCAAAATCGAAGCGGCCGCAATCGAATGGCTCTTGGCGTCTCCCTGCACCACCGGCAGTTGCGGAATCTCCACGCCGGGGATTGTCACTGCATCGTTCAGCAGATGATCCGGCTGTACTTGCAACGCCTGGATCGCCCGCCGCATCGCTTCGTATGTAGACTGCAAAATATTGTATGTATCGATATAGTCGACGTCCACGATGCCTACACCGTAAGCGAGCGCGTTCGCCTGGATCACGTCAAAAAGCCGCTCCCGTTCTTCCGGTGCCAGCTGTTTGGAATCGTTCAATCCGGGAATCTCAATCCCTAACGGCAGAATACAGGCGCCTGCCACAACCGGTCCCGCCAATGGCCCGCGGCCCGCTTCGTCAACGCCCGCGATTGCCTGATATCCCTGCGCGGCAAGCGTCCGTTCATAGTCCCAAAGCTTTGCCATCCGCTCCCGCTCCGCTCGCGCCCGCGCCCGTTTTTTCAGATACGATTCAGCGATGGCCCGCACGCCCGCACGAGTGTCCCGCCGCATCCGGTCGAGGATGTGATCCGGCACGTCCGTTTGCTTGTCCAGCCAGGACCGGATTTGTTCGATCGTTTGCTGTTTCAGATTGATCATCGGTGTATCTCTCCTTACACCTGACAAATTCGGCGCTCTTTGGCCAGTTCCTGCCGTTTGCTGAACAAAAACTATTGCAGATGCCAACCGAACTGCCATTGTTTTCAGTCATTTCGGCAGCGAACAAATACCCTTTAGGGTCCATCCTGGCACCTCCGAATATTTATGCAAAAGTATCGATTTACTTCCACTGCTCTAGAACCTGCACCTCATGATCGGAATGGCTCAATCGATAATCCCCTGCCGGATCGCTTCCGCCACCGCCTGCGACCGGTGCTGGACGCCCATTTTGCGGATGGCCGACTGGACGTAATCGCGGATTGTGAACTGGCTGATCCGCAGTGCCGCTGCCAACTGCTTGATGCTTTCACCGCACGAAATGACGAGCGATGACAAGCCAAATTCCTGCACAAACCACCATTTCCAACCTTCGTTCAAGGCAGTGGTCAGCCGCCAGCTCCCGGACGAATGTTTGCACGCGCATGCTTGACACGGACATTGCCTCCCTACGTTTTCAGGGATAGGATACGACCTGATCCACCGGTATCCTATACATGTAC
The Effusibacillus pohliae DSM 22757 genome window above contains:
- a CDS encoding response regulator transcription factor — translated: MNEGWKWWFVQEFGLSSLVISCGESIKQLAAALRISQFTIRDYVQSAIRKMGVQHRSQAVAEAIRQGIID
- a CDS encoding ribonuclease HII codes for the protein MKQQTIEQIRSWLDKQTDVPDHILDRMRRDTRAGVRAIAESYLKKRARARAERERMAKLWDYERTLAAQGYQAIAGVDEAGRGPLAGPVVAGACILPLGIEIPGLNDSKQLAPEERERLFDVIQANALAYGVGIVDVDYIDTYNILQSTYEAMRRAIQALQVQPDHLLNDAVTIPGVEIPQLPVVQGDAKSHSIAAASILAKVTRDRLMQEYGKLYPKYGFEKHMGYHTPEHIEALQKYGPCPIHRRSFAPVAAVLERV